A single region of the Lotus japonicus ecotype B-129 chromosome 4, LjGifu_v1.2 genome encodes:
- the LOC130714637 gene encoding uncharacterized protein LOC130714637 isoform X2, producing the protein MGRTKVSTLFSASANNHYKLPLSNSISQTLVNKPHRQKDRFPYSVLGFLRRLIYERKPDGGSRTEEEEKVYSWLYTLAQSDKNLVFEYVRSTERGLTFTEAESRLQENGPNVPFDYSFPSWWHFLWKALFHAFNMILIVLSALSFITCDYPNGSIMLILVFISVSLRFYQEYSSSKAAKRLSEFLRCPVRVQRCAGRVVQTELKVQVDHRDVVPGDIVIFEPGDLFPGDIRLLSSTHLVVSQASLTGESWTTEKTADVREDHSTPLLDLKNICFMGTNVVSGTGTGLVISTGSNTYLSTMFSKVGKKKPQDDFEKGLKWIFYMLISVMLVVVTVMFVTEYTSSLDLSKSILFAITVASALNPQMLPLIINTCLAKGALAMAKDRCIVKSLTAIREMGSMDILCIDKTGTLTMNHAIMVNHLDCRGLPQEKVLRFAFLSSYFKTDHNFPLDDAIMAHVYSNGFRFQPSKWRKVDEIPFDFIRRRVSVILETEDMHSQFFGRYMVTKGALEEVMRVCSFIENFDKDGISTFSLDDYQRILNLSEELSNEGLRVIAVAIRKLEMQTCETSNGIRRGCEDFERDMMFLGLVTFFDPPKDSAKQALFQLAKMGVQAKVLTGDSLSLATRVCREVGIKTTHVITGPELEQLDQDTFHETVQTATVLARLTPTQKLRVVQSLQTNGNHIVGFLGDGVNDSLALDAAHVSISVDSGVAIAKDMADIILLEKDLNVLVAGVEHGRLTFGNTMKYVKMSVIANLGSVISLLIASLLLRNEPLTARQLLTQNFIYSVGQIAIPWDKMDEEYVKTPHKFSGKGLPMFILWNAPVCTLCDVATLLFLWFYYKSYDDLEDKFFHSAWFIEGLLMQTLIIHLIRTEKVPFIQDVASWPVICSTLVVSAIGIAFPFTPIGKVMGFIVLPVSFFGFLVVLFLGYFTIGQVVKRLYIMVYKRWL; encoded by the exons ATGGGAAGAACCAAAGTTTCCACCCTTTTCTCTGCTAGTGCGAATAACCACTACAAGCTTCCTCTTTCAAACTCCATAAGCCAAACTCTTGTAAACAAACCACATCGCCAGAAAGATCGATTCCCCTATTCAGTCTTAGGATTTCTGCGGCGCCTCATCTATGAAA GGAAACCTGATGGGGGCTCACGAActgaagaggaagagaaagtcTACTCTTGGCTATATACCTTGGCCCAGTCTGACAAAAACTTGGTCTTTGAGTATGTTAGGTCCACAGAAAGAG GCTTAACATTCACTGAAGCTGAGAGCAGGCTGCAAGAAAATGGTCCAAACGTTCCATTTGATTATTCTTTTCCAAGCTGGTGGCATTTTCTATGGAAAGCTCTTTTCCACGCTTTCAACATGATTCTCATTGTTTTATCTGCTCTGTCATTCATCACCTGTGACTATCCAAATGGATCCATCATGCTCATATTGGTTTTCATCAGTGTCTCCCTCCGTTTCTATCAG GAATATAGCAGCTCGAAAGCAGCTAAGAGGCTTTCAGAATTTTTGAGATGCCCGGTGCGAGTTCAAAGATGTGCCGGTAGAGTTGTGCAGACAGAATTGAAGGTTCAAGTTGATCACAGGGATGTAGTTCCTGGTGACATTGTGATTTTTGAACCTGGGGACCTCTTTCCAGGGGATATCAGATTGTTATCTTCAACACATCTTGTTGTAAG CCAGGCCTCATTAACTGGGGAGTCTTGGACAACGGAAAAAACTGCTGATGTTAGAGAAGATCACAGCACACCTTTACTAGATTTAAAGAACATCTGCTTTATG GGTACAAACGTGGTATCAGGTACTGGAACAGGCTTAGTTATTTCAACTGGATCCAATACTTACTTGAGCACCATGTTTTCCAAGGTTGGGAAGAAGAAGCCACAAGATGACTTTGAAAAGGGTCTCAAATGGATATTTTACATGCTTATTTCTGTTATGCTAGTGGTTGTTACAGTCATGTTTGTGACAGAATACACATCATCTCTTGATTTGAGCAAAAGTATTCTCTTTGCGATCACAGTAGCATCTGCACTCAATCCTCAGATGCTACCCCTCATCATCAACACATGCCTTGCAAAAGGAGCCCTTGCTATGGCTAAAGACAGATGTATAGTAAAAAGCTTAACAGCTATACGCGAGATGGGATCAAT GGATATCCTTTGTATTGACAAGACAGGCACCCTCACAATGAATCATGCAATCATGGTTAATCATCTTGACTgtagaggtttaccccaagaaAAAGTTCTGCGCTTTGCTTTCCTTAGTTCTTACTTCAAGACTGATCATAATTTTCCTTTGGATGATGCAATCATGGCACATGTATATTCAAATGGATTCAGATTTCAACCATCCAAGTGGAGGAAGGTAGATGAGATTCCTTTTGACTTCATAAGAAGAAGAGTATCTGTCATCTTAGAAACAGAAGACATGCACTCCCAGTTCTTTGGCAGGTACATGGTAACAAAAGGAGCATTGGAGGAAGTCATGAGAGTTTGTTCTTTTATTGAGAATTTTGATAAAGATGGAATTTCCACCTTCTCTTTAGATGACTACCAGAGGATTTTGAATCTGTCTGAAGAATTGAGCAATGAAGGGTTAAGGGTTATAGCAGTAGCTATAAGGAAGCTGGAAATG CAAACATGTGAAACAAGTAATGGAATCAGGAGAGGTTGTGAGGATTTTGAAAGAGACATGATGTTTCTTGGCCTGGTAACATTTTTTGACCCACCAAAGGACTCAGCAAAGCAAGCACTGTTTCAGTTGGCCAAGATGGGAGTTCAAGCAAAGGTTCTAACCGGTGACTCTCTCAGTTTGGCAACAAGGGTATGCAGAGAAGTTGGAATCAAAACCACACATGTAATCACAGGGCCAGAGCTAGAGCAACTAGACCAAGACACTTTCCATGAAACTGTCCAAACAGCCACAGTGCTAGCTCGCCTCACCCCGACTCAGAAACTAAGAGTGGTTCAATCCTTGCAGACAAATGGAAACCACATTGTTGGGTTCTTAGGAGATGGAGTGAATGATTCACTTGCTCTTGATGCTGCCCATGTAAGCATTTCAGTGGACTCAGGTGTTGCAATTGCCAAAGACATGGCAGATATAATCTTACTAGAGAAAGATCTCAATGTGCTAGTTGCAGGAGTGGAGCATGGAAGACTCACATTTGGGAACACAATGAAGTATGTGAAGATGTCAGTGATTGCCAACTTGGGAAGTGTGATTTCACTCCTCATAGCATCACTTTTACTCAGGAATGAGCCTTTAACAGCTAGGCAGCTTCTCACTCAGAATTTCATATACAGTGTGGGACAAATTGCTATCCCTTGGGACAAGATGGATGAAGAGTATGTGAAGACTCCTCACAAATTTTCAGGGAAAGGGTTACCAATGTTCATATTGTGGAATGCACCTGTGTGCACTCTCTGTGATGTTGCAACACTCTTGTTTCTCTGGTTCTATTACAAGTCTTATGATGACTTGGAAGATAAATTCTTCCATTCAGCTTGGTTTATTGAGGGTCTTCTCATGCAGACACTCATCATCCATTTGATTAGGACAGAGAAAGTCCCTTTCATACAGGATGTTGCTTCTTGGCCAGTGATTTGTTCCACTCTTGTGGTTTCTGCTATTGGAATTGCATTTCCATTCACACCCATTGGGAAGGTCATGGGATTCATTGTTTTACCTGTCtcattttttgggtttttggtTGTTCTTTTTCTGGGATATTTCACTATTGGCCAGGTTGTTAAGAGACTTTACATAATGGTTTATAAGAGATGGCTATGA
- the LOC130714637 gene encoding uncharacterized protein LOC130714637 isoform X1, protein MGRTKVSTLFSASANNHYKLPLSNSISQTLVNKPHRQKDRFPYSVLGFLRRLIYERKPDGGSRTEEEEKVYSWLYTLAQSDKNLVFEYVRSTERGLTFTEAESRLQENGPNVPFDYSFPSWWHFLWKALFHAFNMILIVLSALSFITCDYPNGSIMLILVFISVSLRFYQEYSSSKAAKRLSEFLRCPVRVQRCAGRVVQTELKVQVDHRDVVPGDIVIFEPGDLFPGDIRLLSSTHLVVSQASLTGESWTTEKTADVREDHSTPLLDLKNICFMGTNVVSGTGTGLVISTGSNTYLSTMFSKVGKKKPQDDFEKGLKWIFYMLISVMLVVVTVMFVTEYTSSLDLSKSILFAITVASALNPQMLPLIINTCLAKGALAMAKDRCIVKSLTAIREMGSMDILCIDKTGTLTMNHAIMVNHLDCRGLPQEKVLRFAFLSSYFKTDHNFPLDDAIMAHVYSNGFRFQPSKWRKVDEIPFDFIRRRVSVILETEDMHSQFFGRYMVTKGALEEVMRVCSFIENFDKDGISTFSLDDYQRILNLSEELSNEGLRVIAVAIRKLEMQQTCETSNGIRRGCEDFERDMMFLGLVTFFDPPKDSAKQALFQLAKMGVQAKVLTGDSLSLATRVCREVGIKTTHVITGPELEQLDQDTFHETVQTATVLARLTPTQKLRVVQSLQTNGNHIVGFLGDGVNDSLALDAAHVSISVDSGVAIAKDMADIILLEKDLNVLVAGVEHGRLTFGNTMKYVKMSVIANLGSVISLLIASLLLRNEPLTARQLLTQNFIYSVGQIAIPWDKMDEEYVKTPHKFSGKGLPMFILWNAPVCTLCDVATLLFLWFYYKSYDDLEDKFFHSAWFIEGLLMQTLIIHLIRTEKVPFIQDVASWPVICSTLVVSAIGIAFPFTPIGKVMGFIVLPVSFFGFLVVLFLGYFTIGQVVKRLYIMVYKRWL, encoded by the exons ATGGGAAGAACCAAAGTTTCCACCCTTTTCTCTGCTAGTGCGAATAACCACTACAAGCTTCCTCTTTCAAACTCCATAAGCCAAACTCTTGTAAACAAACCACATCGCCAGAAAGATCGATTCCCCTATTCAGTCTTAGGATTTCTGCGGCGCCTCATCTATGAAA GGAAACCTGATGGGGGCTCACGAActgaagaggaagagaaagtcTACTCTTGGCTATATACCTTGGCCCAGTCTGACAAAAACTTGGTCTTTGAGTATGTTAGGTCCACAGAAAGAG GCTTAACATTCACTGAAGCTGAGAGCAGGCTGCAAGAAAATGGTCCAAACGTTCCATTTGATTATTCTTTTCCAAGCTGGTGGCATTTTCTATGGAAAGCTCTTTTCCACGCTTTCAACATGATTCTCATTGTTTTATCTGCTCTGTCATTCATCACCTGTGACTATCCAAATGGATCCATCATGCTCATATTGGTTTTCATCAGTGTCTCCCTCCGTTTCTATCAG GAATATAGCAGCTCGAAAGCAGCTAAGAGGCTTTCAGAATTTTTGAGATGCCCGGTGCGAGTTCAAAGATGTGCCGGTAGAGTTGTGCAGACAGAATTGAAGGTTCAAGTTGATCACAGGGATGTAGTTCCTGGTGACATTGTGATTTTTGAACCTGGGGACCTCTTTCCAGGGGATATCAGATTGTTATCTTCAACACATCTTGTTGTAAG CCAGGCCTCATTAACTGGGGAGTCTTGGACAACGGAAAAAACTGCTGATGTTAGAGAAGATCACAGCACACCTTTACTAGATTTAAAGAACATCTGCTTTATG GGTACAAACGTGGTATCAGGTACTGGAACAGGCTTAGTTATTTCAACTGGATCCAATACTTACTTGAGCACCATGTTTTCCAAGGTTGGGAAGAAGAAGCCACAAGATGACTTTGAAAAGGGTCTCAAATGGATATTTTACATGCTTATTTCTGTTATGCTAGTGGTTGTTACAGTCATGTTTGTGACAGAATACACATCATCTCTTGATTTGAGCAAAAGTATTCTCTTTGCGATCACAGTAGCATCTGCACTCAATCCTCAGATGCTACCCCTCATCATCAACACATGCCTTGCAAAAGGAGCCCTTGCTATGGCTAAAGACAGATGTATAGTAAAAAGCTTAACAGCTATACGCGAGATGGGATCAAT GGATATCCTTTGTATTGACAAGACAGGCACCCTCACAATGAATCATGCAATCATGGTTAATCATCTTGACTgtagaggtttaccccaagaaAAAGTTCTGCGCTTTGCTTTCCTTAGTTCTTACTTCAAGACTGATCATAATTTTCCTTTGGATGATGCAATCATGGCACATGTATATTCAAATGGATTCAGATTTCAACCATCCAAGTGGAGGAAGGTAGATGAGATTCCTTTTGACTTCATAAGAAGAAGAGTATCTGTCATCTTAGAAACAGAAGACATGCACTCCCAGTTCTTTGGCAGGTACATGGTAACAAAAGGAGCATTGGAGGAAGTCATGAGAGTTTGTTCTTTTATTGAGAATTTTGATAAAGATGGAATTTCCACCTTCTCTTTAGATGACTACCAGAGGATTTTGAATCTGTCTGAAGAATTGAGCAATGAAGGGTTAAGGGTTATAGCAGTAGCTATAAGGAAGCTGGAAATG CAGCAAACATGTGAAACAAGTAATGGAATCAGGAGAGGTTGTGAGGATTTTGAAAGAGACATGATGTTTCTTGGCCTGGTAACATTTTTTGACCCACCAAAGGACTCAGCAAAGCAAGCACTGTTTCAGTTGGCCAAGATGGGAGTTCAAGCAAAGGTTCTAACCGGTGACTCTCTCAGTTTGGCAACAAGGGTATGCAGAGAAGTTGGAATCAAAACCACACATGTAATCACAGGGCCAGAGCTAGAGCAACTAGACCAAGACACTTTCCATGAAACTGTCCAAACAGCCACAGTGCTAGCTCGCCTCACCCCGACTCAGAAACTAAGAGTGGTTCAATCCTTGCAGACAAATGGAAACCACATTGTTGGGTTCTTAGGAGATGGAGTGAATGATTCACTTGCTCTTGATGCTGCCCATGTAAGCATTTCAGTGGACTCAGGTGTTGCAATTGCCAAAGACATGGCAGATATAATCTTACTAGAGAAAGATCTCAATGTGCTAGTTGCAGGAGTGGAGCATGGAAGACTCACATTTGGGAACACAATGAAGTATGTGAAGATGTCAGTGATTGCCAACTTGGGAAGTGTGATTTCACTCCTCATAGCATCACTTTTACTCAGGAATGAGCCTTTAACAGCTAGGCAGCTTCTCACTCAGAATTTCATATACAGTGTGGGACAAATTGCTATCCCTTGGGACAAGATGGATGAAGAGTATGTGAAGACTCCTCACAAATTTTCAGGGAAAGGGTTACCAATGTTCATATTGTGGAATGCACCTGTGTGCACTCTCTGTGATGTTGCAACACTCTTGTTTCTCTGGTTCTATTACAAGTCTTATGATGACTTGGAAGATAAATTCTTCCATTCAGCTTGGTTTATTGAGGGTCTTCTCATGCAGACACTCATCATCCATTTGATTAGGACAGAGAAAGTCCCTTTCATACAGGATGTTGCTTCTTGGCCAGTGATTTGTTCCACTCTTGTGGTTTCTGCTATTGGAATTGCATTTCCATTCACACCCATTGGGAAGGTCATGGGATTCATTGTTTTACCTGTCtcattttttgggtttttggtTGTTCTTTTTCTGGGATATTTCACTATTGGCCAGGTTGTTAAGAGACTTTACATAATGGTTTATAAGAGATGGCTATGA
- the LOC130714938 gene encoding RING-H2 finger protein ATL52-like: MLENQNNKHHTQFTHHIITLIAFIHSLVYLKTKLLCFSPCFVSLIMAFHHRKLLHHKISAPTPSPLQPPPILLPKPLFPLPFTSHSFHHFKLKALPLAMVIIASMCCMFTFLCCVSIIIRRYYSSRRRYINNQRSRTTTPILFDVSGDSSPVFDDGVESPALQFVDHPIWLIRTVGLQQSLIDSITVFKYRKYEGFVDGTECSVCLGEFEQDENLRLLPKCSHAFHIPCIDTWLRSHKNCPLCRAPVINDSADGNGSGGGGGVNSNVSGETQNENQETHIEDFDAEVGSEESEMTGDDDSGVSCTSGTNFDKVLPNSLPEELEDEVQPLRRFVSMDSSSSSSSTIFHDVIDSVSDRESSDTEFGEINCKGVSIGKHGSGSSNVFNLASIGRALQKRPVSMRRSFSHNRKSLFSRHSRSQSLTLPL, encoded by the coding sequence ATGCTGGAAAATCAAAACAACAAGCATCACACTCAGTTCACTCATCATATCATAACCTTAATTGCATTCATTCACAGCCTTGTATATCTCAAAACAAAACTCCTCTGTTTTTCACCCTGTTTTGTTTCGCTAATCATGGCTTTCCATCACAGAAAATTGCTGCACCACAAAATTTCAGCACCAACACCTTCCCCTCTTCAACCACCACCAATTTTACTCCCAAAGCCACTGTTCCCTCTTCCATTCACTTCCCACAGTTTCCACCATTTCAAACTCAAAGCACTTCCACTCGCCATGGTAATCATAGCTTCCATGTGTTGCATGTTCACGTTTCTTTGCTGCGTCTCCATCATCATAAGAAGGTACTATTCTTCAAGGAGGAGATATATCAATAACCAGAGAAGCAGAACAACCACGCCGATTTTGTTCGATGTGAGCGGCGATTCTTCTCCGGTTTTCGATGATGGCGTGGAGTCGCCGGCGCTACAGTTTGTTGACCACCCCATATGGTTAATCCGCACGGTGGGTCTCCAACAATCGCTAATCGATTCGATCACGGTATTCAAATACAGAAAATATGAAGGGTTTGTTGATGGAACAGAGTGCTCTGTTTGCCTCGGCGAGTTTGAACAGGACGAGAATCTAAGGCTCTTACCCAAGTGTAGTCACGCTTTTCACATCCCCTGCATCGATACCTGGCTTAGATCGCATAAGAATTGTCCCCTGTGCCGTGCCCCTGTGATCAATGATTCTGCTGATGGTAATGGAagtgggggtggtggtggtgtaaATTCAAACGTTTCTGGTGAGACTCAGAATGAGAATCAAGAGACCCATATTGAGGATTTTGATGCTGAGGTAGGATCAGAGGAAAGTGAGATGACTGGAGATGATGATTCTGGTGTATCATGTACTAGTGGAACAAATTTTGATAAAGTGTTGCCTAATTCATTACCAGAGGAATTGGAAGATGAAGTTCAGCCTCTAAGGAGATTTGTTTCAAtggattcatcttcttcttcttcttcaacaatATTTCATGATGTGATTGATTCAGTTTCTGATCGAGAGAGCTCTGATACTGAATTTGGTGAGATAAATTGTAAGGGAGTGAGCATTGGTAAGCATGGTAGTGGAAGTTCAAACGTTTTCAATCTGGCTTCAATTGGACGTGCGTTGCAGAAGAGGCCTGTGTCAATGAGAAGATCGTTTTCGCATAACAGGAAATCCTTGTTTTCTAGACACTCCAGGAGCCAGAGCTTAACTCTTCCTTTGTAA